A genomic window from Streptomyces brevispora includes:
- a CDS encoding NAD(P)/FAD-dependent oxidoreductase yields the protein MSTVSTVNGGISFWYADQGTPTPREPLPGDTTADVCIVGGGYTGLWTAYYLKKAVPFLNITVLEAKFCGYGASGRNGGWLYNGIAGRDRYARLHGHEAAVRLQQAMNDTVAEVIRVADEEGIDADIHRGGVLEVACTPAQLARLKHFHSVEIAFGETDRTLHGARETAARVHVTGAVGSSWTPHGARLHPAKLVKGLADVVEALGVTIHESTPVTEIKPKHAITPYGTVRAPYVLRCTEGFTAGIKGQKRTWLPMNSSMIVTEPLPDSLWETIGWEGRETLGDMAHAYMYAQRTADGRIALGGRGIPYRYGSATDNDGRTQPATIEALRDLLVRLFPTTAGTPIAHAWSGVLGVPRDWCATATLDRSTGLGWAGGYVGSGVATTNLAARTLRDLIQQDSGQSGPTELTTLPWVNHKVRRWEPEPLRWLGVHGMYAAYRAADRRELTSPRADTDPIARIADRVSGRG from the coding sequence ATGAGCACCGTCAGCACCGTCAACGGCGGCATATCCTTCTGGTACGCGGACCAGGGCACCCCCACCCCCCGCGAACCCCTGCCCGGTGACACCACCGCCGACGTCTGCATCGTCGGCGGCGGATACACCGGACTCTGGACGGCGTACTACCTCAAGAAGGCCGTCCCCTTCCTCAACATCACCGTCCTGGAAGCCAAGTTCTGCGGCTACGGCGCCTCCGGACGCAACGGCGGCTGGCTCTACAACGGCATCGCGGGCCGCGACCGGTACGCCAGACTCCACGGCCACGAAGCAGCCGTCCGCCTCCAGCAGGCCATGAACGACACCGTCGCCGAGGTCATCCGGGTCGCCGACGAAGAGGGGATCGACGCCGACATCCACCGGGGCGGTGTCCTCGAAGTCGCCTGCACCCCGGCGCAGCTCGCCCGCCTCAAGCACTTCCACTCCGTCGAGATCGCCTTCGGCGAGACCGACCGCACCCTGCACGGCGCCCGCGAGACCGCCGCACGCGTCCACGTCACCGGAGCCGTCGGCTCCTCCTGGACCCCGCACGGCGCCCGCCTGCACCCCGCCAAACTCGTCAAGGGCCTCGCCGACGTCGTGGAGGCCCTCGGCGTCACGATCCACGAGTCGACGCCCGTCACCGAGATCAAGCCCAAACACGCCATCACCCCGTACGGCACGGTCCGCGCCCCCTACGTACTGCGCTGCACCGAAGGCTTCACGGCGGGCATCAAGGGCCAGAAGCGCACCTGGCTCCCGATGAACTCCTCCATGATCGTCACCGAGCCGCTCCCCGACTCCCTCTGGGAAACCATCGGCTGGGAGGGCCGCGAAACCCTCGGCGACATGGCCCACGCCTACATGTACGCCCAGCGCACCGCCGACGGCCGCATCGCACTGGGCGGCCGCGGCATCCCGTACCGCTACGGCTCGGCCACCGACAACGACGGCCGCACCCAGCCCGCCACCATCGAGGCCCTCCGCGACCTGCTCGTCCGCCTCTTCCCCACCACCGCCGGCACCCCCATCGCCCACGCCTGGTCCGGCGTCCTCGGCGTCCCCCGCGACTGGTGCGCCACCGCCACCCTGGACCGCTCCACCGGCCTCGGCTGGGCGGGCGGCTACGTCGGCTCCGGCGTCGCCACCACCAACCTCGCCGCCCGCACCCTGCGCGACCTGATCCAGCAGGACTCCGGTCAGTCCGGCCCCACCGAACTGACCACGCTTCCCTGGGTCAACCACAAGGTCCGCCGCTGGGAACCGGAACCCCTGCGCTGGCTCGGCGTCCACGGCATGTACGCCGCCTACCGCGCCGCCGACCGCCGCGAACTCACCTCACCCCGCGCGGACACCGACCCGATCGCCAGGATCGCGGACCGGGTGTCGGGGCGGGGGTGA
- a CDS encoding rhomboid-like protein — MTPSQPVPPTRTPSAPVTWIRGAGSWIRSAPGTYIWLTALFVTTVIIHQMSPDIEEDFLRQRSTNIHELSQNPVRVLISSALWIDGGGWIPYAVLYTAFHAPAERRLGTLRWLAVAAAAHILATFVSEGVLAWAIRHGHAPQTAASTLDVGVSYALAGVVAVLTYYVPRPWRYFYLFAVLVIYGVPLFTRAAFTDIGHFSAVLIGLACYPLTRGRDKTKPAPAQ; from the coding sequence ATGACCCCGAGCCAGCCCGTCCCGCCCACGAGGACCCCCTCAGCACCCGTCACGTGGATCCGCGGCGCCGGCTCATGGATCCGCAGCGCCCCCGGCACCTACATCTGGCTGACGGCCCTCTTCGTCACCACCGTCATCATCCACCAGATGTCACCGGACATCGAAGAGGACTTCCTCCGCCAGCGCTCCACCAACATCCACGAGCTCTCCCAGAACCCCGTACGCGTCCTGATCAGCAGCGCCCTCTGGATCGACGGCGGCGGATGGATCCCCTACGCCGTCCTCTACACCGCCTTCCACGCCCCCGCCGAACGCCGCCTCGGCACCCTGCGCTGGCTCGCCGTCGCCGCCGCCGCCCACATCCTCGCCACCTTCGTCAGCGAAGGCGTCCTCGCCTGGGCCATCCGGCACGGCCACGCACCTCAGACCGCCGCCAGCACCCTCGACGTGGGCGTCAGTTACGCGCTCGCGGGCGTCGTGGCCGTCCTCACCTACTACGTCCCGCGCCCCTGGCGGTACTTCTACCTCTTCGCCGTCCTCGTCATCTACGGCGTCCCCCTCTTCACCAGGGCCGCCTTCACCGACATCGGCCACTTCAGCGCCGTACTCATCGGGCTCGCCTGCTACCCACTGACCCGTGGCCGGGACAAGACGAAACCCGCCCCGGCCCAGTAA
- a CDS encoding aminoglycoside phosphotransferase family protein, producing MIDIPDALIATQSKYNGEAGRAFLAALPGMAAEFLERWGLRRDGEALYGVCALVLPVVRVADGRPAALKLQSVDAETVGEPVALRVWGEASAGAVGLLDHDAATGTMLLERLDGHRSLSGTADAREAVRVVAELLAGLTAVRAPAGCGLRGLGEVSARMLAAAPGAVGLLVDEGERRLLTDCAAAVREVVGEPGDRLLHWDLHFGNVLAGQAGPGGQAGPGGRWVAIDPKPLAGDPGFELLPALVDRFDAGTVGWRFDLLTEVLGLDRGRARAWTLGRVLQNACWGAEDGARRLEPEQAELARRLLGRE from the coding sequence GTGATTGACATTCCGGATGCCCTGATCGCCACTCAGTCCAAGTACAACGGTGAGGCCGGGCGTGCGTTCCTCGCCGCGTTGCCGGGGATGGCCGCGGAGTTCCTGGAGCGGTGGGGGCTGCGCCGGGATGGCGAGGCGTTGTACGGGGTGTGCGCGCTGGTGCTACCGGTGGTGCGGGTGGCGGACGGGCGTCCTGCGGCGTTGAAGTTGCAGTCGGTGGACGCGGAGACGGTGGGCGAGCCGGTCGCGCTGCGGGTGTGGGGCGAGGCGTCGGCGGGTGCGGTCGGGTTGCTGGACCACGACGCGGCGACGGGGACGATGCTGCTGGAGCGGCTGGACGGGCATCGTTCCCTGTCGGGTACGGCCGATGCGCGGGAAGCGGTGCGGGTCGTCGCGGAGCTGCTGGCGGGGCTGACGGCGGTGCGGGCCCCGGCGGGGTGCGGGCTGCGGGGGCTGGGTGAGGTGTCGGCGCGGATGCTGGCGGCGGCTCCGGGGGCGGTGGGGCTGCTGGTGGACGAGGGGGAGCGGCGGCTGTTGACGGACTGCGCCGCGGCGGTACGGGAGGTGGTGGGGGAGCCGGGGGACCGGTTGCTGCACTGGGATCTGCATTTCGGCAATGTGCTGGCCGGTCAGGCCGGGCCGGGCGGTCAGGCCGGGCCGGGCGGGCGGTGGGTCGCCATCGATCCGAAGCCGTTGGCCGGTGATCCGGGGTTCGAGCTGCTTCCGGCGCTGGTCGACCGGTTCGACGCCGGGACGGTGGGGTGGCGGTTCGATCTGTTGACGGAGGTACTGGGGCTGGACCGGGGGCGGGCGCGGGCGTGGACGCTGGGGCGGGTGTTGCAGAACGCGTGCTGGGGTGCCGAGGACGGTGCGCGTCGGCTGGAGCCGGAGCAGGCCGAGCTCGCGCGGCGGTTGCTGGGCCGGGAGTAG
- a CDS encoding GNAT family N-acetyltransferase, producing the protein MIRTATAADVPAIHAMVRELADYEKVPHEAKATEEQLHEALFGERPAAFAHIAESDEDGEVVGFALWFLNFSTWRGVHGIYLEDLYVRPERRGGGHGKALLRELARICVERGYGRLEWSVLNWNAPSIGFYESLGARPQDEWTVYRLADGALAELGGRTSVSS; encoded by the coding sequence ATGATTCGTACCGCTACCGCTGCTGATGTCCCCGCCATTCACGCGATGGTCCGTGAGCTGGCCGATTACGAGAAGGTGCCGCACGAGGCCAAGGCCACCGAGGAGCAGTTGCACGAGGCGCTGTTCGGTGAGCGTCCCGCCGCGTTCGCGCACATCGCCGAGTCCGACGAGGACGGTGAGGTGGTGGGCTTCGCGCTGTGGTTCCTGAACTTCTCGACGTGGCGTGGGGTGCACGGCATCTATCTGGAGGACCTGTACGTGCGTCCGGAGCGGCGTGGTGGCGGCCACGGGAAGGCGTTGCTGAGGGAGCTGGCGCGGATCTGTGTGGAGCGTGGCTATGGGCGGCTGGAGTGGTCGGTGCTGAACTGGAACGCTCCGTCGATCGGGTTCTACGAGTCGCTGGGCGCGCGTCCGCAGGACGAGTGGACGGTGTACCGGCTGGCGGACGGGGCGCTGGCGGAGCTGGGCGGGCGGACGTCGGTGAGTTCGTAG
- a CDS encoding NAD(P)-binding protein encodes MQRIHIIGGGLAGFTAAITAAESGALVTVHEAHHTLGGRARTAEGPYRTNEGPHALYRRGPHWTWLDRRNLLGPTTSVPFLEVTRLRFRHRSALRRTPPLALLRLSRRSAARAPADTDFRTWATARIGVEGARAAAHYTAVALFHHDPGSLSAAFVQERLHRAGALPPEARYPIGGWAQVIDRMASRAWNLGVRIETASRVDAAALDTLARTGPVVVATSLDAARTLLGDPALTWASGRTALIDLALRTRRGDAFAVSDLDAPGWIERFTAQDRTLAPHGEQLLQGQFPIAPDESRATGTARAEELLDLGFPGWRERTVWRRDALAAGRTGAVDRPGTTWRDRPAIDRGNGIYLAGDQVAAPGLLSEVSFNSGIEAALLALKATENPTAPSTPIDLKRT; translated from the coding sequence ATGCAGCGCATCCACATCATCGGCGGCGGTCTCGCCGGATTCACCGCAGCCATCACCGCGGCCGAGTCCGGCGCCCTGGTGACCGTCCACGAGGCCCACCACACCCTCGGCGGACGCGCCAGGACCGCCGAAGGCCCGTACCGCACCAACGAAGGACCCCACGCCCTCTACCGCCGCGGCCCCCACTGGACCTGGCTCGACCGGCGCAACCTCCTCGGCCCCACCACCAGCGTCCCTTTCCTCGAAGTCACCCGGCTCCGCTTCCGCCACCGCTCCGCACTGCGCCGCACCCCGCCCCTCGCCCTCCTCCGGCTCAGCCGCCGCAGCGCCGCACGGGCCCCCGCCGACACCGACTTCCGCACCTGGGCCACCGCACGGATCGGCGTGGAAGGCGCCCGCGCCGCCGCCCACTACACCGCCGTCGCCCTCTTCCACCACGACCCCGGCAGCCTCTCCGCCGCCTTCGTCCAGGAACGGCTGCACCGCGCGGGCGCACTCCCGCCCGAAGCCCGTTACCCCATCGGCGGCTGGGCCCAGGTCATCGACCGGATGGCGTCTCGCGCCTGGAACCTCGGCGTCCGCATCGAGACCGCGAGCCGCGTCGACGCCGCCGCCCTCGACACCCTCGCCCGCACCGGCCCGGTCGTCGTCGCCACCTCCCTCGACGCCGCCCGCACCCTCCTCGGCGACCCCGCACTCACCTGGGCCTCCGGCCGCACCGCCCTCATCGACCTCGCCCTGCGCACCCGCCGCGGCGACGCGTTCGCCGTGTCCGACCTCGACGCCCCCGGCTGGATCGAACGGTTCACCGCCCAGGACCGCACCCTCGCCCCGCACGGGGAACAACTCCTCCAGGGCCAGTTCCCCATCGCCCCCGACGAATCCCGGGCCACCGGAACCGCCCGCGCCGAAGAACTCCTCGACCTCGGCTTCCCCGGCTGGCGCGAGCGCACCGTATGGCGCCGCGATGCCCTCGCCGCCGGCCGCACCGGCGCCGTCGACCGCCCCGGCACCACCTGGCGCGACCGGCCCGCCATCGACCGCGGCAACGGCATCTACCTCGCGGGCGACCAGGTCGCCGCCCCAGGACTGCTCAGCGAGGTCTCCTTCAACAGCGGCATCGAAGCGGCCCTCCTCGCCCTCAAGGCCACCGAGAACCCCACCGCACCCAGCACACCGATCGACCTCAAGCGCACCTGA
- a CDS encoding pentapeptide repeat-containing protein: MVRSSGSGQGSGRSRGGKDGVAAARRPEVRLPPLEPYGGVGLEPDGDYDGVRFAAVDLADESGPGARFMDCALDGCALDRTELVRARFIDSVLTGVRGVGTDLAGASLRDVEIVDARLGGVQMHGAVLERVLVRGGKIDYLNLRKARLRDVVFEGCVLSEPDFGGAQLDRVEFRDCVLKRVDFSAVRMAAVDLRAVAELDIARGVERLAGAVISPSQLMELAPAFAAQIGVRVEA, translated from the coding sequence ATGGTGCGCAGCAGCGGTAGTGGTCAGGGGAGCGGCAGGAGCCGGGGCGGTAAGGACGGTGTCGCGGCGGCGCGGCGTCCGGAGGTGCGGCTGCCGCCGCTGGAGCCGTACGGGGGCGTGGGGCTGGAGCCGGACGGGGATTACGACGGTGTGCGGTTCGCTGCGGTGGACCTGGCGGACGAGTCGGGTCCGGGGGCCCGGTTCATGGACTGTGCGCTGGATGGTTGCGCTCTTGACCGTACGGAGCTGGTCAGGGCCCGTTTCATCGATTCGGTGCTGACCGGGGTACGGGGAGTGGGCACGGATCTCGCCGGGGCGTCGCTGCGGGACGTGGAGATCGTGGACGCGCGCCTGGGCGGGGTGCAGATGCATGGTGCGGTGCTGGAGAGGGTGCTGGTGCGGGGCGGGAAGATCGACTACCTGAATCTGCGGAAGGCGCGGCTGCGGGACGTGGTGTTCGAGGGGTGTGTGCTGTCCGAGCCGGATTTCGGGGGTGCGCAGCTGGACCGGGTGGAGTTCCGGGACTGTGTGCTGAAGCGGGTCGACTTCAGTGCGGTGCGGATGGCGGCGGTGGATCTGCGGGCGGTCGCTGAGCTGGATATCGCGCGGGGCGTGGAGCGGCTGGCGGGTGCGGTGATCAGCCCGTCGCAGCTGATGGAGCTGGCTCCGGCGTTCGCGGCGCAGATCGGGGTGCGGGTGGAGGCGTGA
- a CDS encoding DUF397 domain-containing protein, translating to MAWSCSNGGACIEVAANLATTRGIVPVRDSEDLRGPALGIPVNVFASFVAGVKAGEFGTV from the coding sequence ATCGCTTGGTCCTGCAGCAACGGCGGTGCCTGCATCGAGGTCGCCGCCAACCTCGCCACCACGCGTGGCATCGTTCCCGTCCGTGACTCCGAGGATCTGCGCGGCCCCGCTCTGGGCATCCCCGTCAACGTGTTCGCATCTTTCGTGGCAGGCGTAAAGGCCGGAGAGTTCGGCACCGTCTGA
- a CDS encoding LLM class flavin-dependent oxidoreductase — protein sequence MTSVRIGVMYDRDWAPEGLPGFAREVEALGVDDLWVVEDLGWNGGISAAAVALGATERLRVGIGITPAPLRSPALLAMELATLARVFPGRLVAGIGHGVPEWMASVGVAAQSPLALLEETINAVRALLHGELVEMKGREVHLNGIRLVHPPVESPPVIAGVVRPRSLELSGRVADGTLIAEGHGPQDVERARALIHKGGGTANHSLTVLAFCCVGGDAEQVARTLRPSVEGHGAWLGRPPEQVFTVSGSAADAAERVRELAAVGAGTVVLRMVGPEPVRQLGTVLEALDR from the coding sequence ATGACGAGTGTTCGAATCGGCGTGATGTACGACCGCGACTGGGCCCCGGAAGGGTTGCCCGGCTTCGCGCGGGAGGTCGAGGCACTCGGGGTGGACGACCTGTGGGTGGTCGAGGACCTCGGGTGGAACGGTGGGATTTCGGCAGCTGCCGTGGCGTTGGGAGCGACCGAGCGGCTGCGGGTGGGCATCGGGATCACGCCGGCGCCGTTGCGCAGCCCGGCGTTGCTGGCGATGGAGCTGGCGACTCTGGCGCGTGTGTTCCCCGGGCGGCTGGTGGCCGGGATCGGGCATGGGGTGCCGGAGTGGATGGCCTCGGTCGGCGTCGCGGCGCAGTCGCCGCTCGCCTTGTTGGAGGAAACGATCAACGCTGTGCGCGCTTTGCTGCATGGGGAGTTGGTCGAGATGAAGGGGCGCGAGGTGCACCTCAACGGCATCCGCTTGGTGCATCCACCTGTCGAGTCGCCGCCGGTGATCGCGGGCGTGGTGCGGCCCCGCTCACTCGAGCTGTCCGGGCGAGTCGCGGACGGCACGCTGATCGCCGAGGGCCACGGGCCGCAGGATGTGGAGCGCGCGCGGGCGTTGATCCACAAGGGCGGAGGCACCGCCAACCACAGTCTGACGGTGCTCGCCTTCTGCTGCGTCGGCGGCGACGCCGAGCAGGTGGCGCGGACGCTGCGGCCCAGTGTCGAGGGCCACGGCGCTTGGCTCGGCCGCCCGCCGGAGCAGGTGTTCACCGTCTCCGGCAGCGCCGCGGACGCCGCCGAACGAGTGCGCGAACTGGCAGCGGTCGGAGCAGGAACGGTCGTGTTGCGGATGGTCGGTCCCGAGCCGGTGAGGCAGCTCGGGACCGTGCTGGAAGCGCTCGACCGCTAG
- a CDS encoding alpha/beta fold hydrolase, giving the protein MDILLIAGLWLDGSAWDDVVPNLTALGHRPVPLTLPGQGDGTASATLDDQLETVLAAVDAAPGKPLVVGHSAASTLAWLAADARPEKVAKIALIGGFPAADGRAYADHFAIEDGAMPFPGWDPFEGADSADLDQQARDRFASAAVPVPEAVARGVVRLTDERRFDVPVVVVCPEFAPAQAKEWIAAGESPDLARATHLDYVDLDSGHWPMTTRPRELARVLAEVANS; this is encoded by the coding sequence GTGGACATCCTGCTCATCGCCGGCTTGTGGCTCGACGGATCCGCCTGGGACGACGTTGTACCCAACCTCACTGCGCTCGGCCACCGTCCCGTGCCGCTCACCCTCCCGGGCCAGGGCGACGGCACCGCCTCCGCGACGCTTGACGACCAGCTGGAAACAGTACTAGCCGCGGTTGACGCGGCGCCCGGAAAGCCTCTGGTGGTGGGGCACTCCGCAGCGTCGACCCTGGCCTGGCTGGCCGCCGACGCGCGACCGGAGAAGGTGGCCAAGATCGCCCTGATCGGCGGCTTCCCCGCCGCCGATGGGCGGGCCTACGCCGATCACTTCGCGATCGAGGACGGCGCCATGCCCTTCCCAGGCTGGGACCCCTTCGAGGGAGCCGACTCCGCCGACCTGGACCAGCAGGCCCGGGACCGCTTCGCGTCCGCTGCCGTTCCTGTCCCCGAGGCGGTCGCCAGGGGAGTCGTGCGTCTGACCGACGAGCGCCGCTTCGACGTCCCCGTCGTGGTCGTCTGCCCCGAGTTCGCCCCCGCCCAGGCCAAGGAGTGGATCGCCGCCGGCGAAAGCCCTGACCTCGCCCGCGCTACCCACCTTGACTACGTGGACCTCGACTCGGGCCACTGGCCGATGACCACCCGCCCCCGCGAACTCGCCCGCGTCCTGGCAGAGGTCGCCAACTCCTAG
- a CDS encoding VOC family protein codes for MYWGVDDVDQVRTRLLAAGCEHHRGPLTIEPGRRIAQLRDPFGTIVGIEGP; via the coding sequence GTGTACTGGGGAGTGGACGACGTCGACCAGGTCCGGACGCGGCTGCTGGCGGCCGGCTGCGAGCACCACCGCGGACCGCTGACGATCGAGCCGGGCCGCCGGATCGCCCAGCTGCGCGACCCGTTCGGGACCATCGTCGGCATCGAGGGTCCGTAG
- a CDS encoding M1 family metallopeptidase, with product MAPTPARDTALTPARTPARTPARTPRWAGAAVLLLALAVLAPACTAGASGVRGTPGASGVRDPYFPKLGNGGYDVTHYDLTLDVGPGAKRLRGTAEITARATQDLSSFNLDLAGLTVESATVEGRPAAVNRAGNELTLRPDIQVQDRLRRGLTFRTVVRYSGTPQTITDPDGSKEGWLPTADGAVALGEPTGSMAWFPGNNHPSDKATYDLSVTVPKGLTAVSNGVLAGPPKTSGDRTTYRWHTAEPMASYLATLAVGRFETKTSTMAGGIKVITAVDPVSAKASAATVARIPEVVEWEAAHFGPYPFSATGAIVERKGDAGYALETQNRPFFHGAPSVALLVHEMAHQWFGDSVTPASWQDMWLNEGLATYGEWLWEEEKADTPAQESFDEAYENDDNWAFPPADPPSAANISDPPVYGRGAMVIHKIREAVDDDQRFFALLAGWTKAYRHGNATTADFTAYVEKATGQDLTELWKTWLYGKSRPAADG from the coding sequence ATGGCACCCACCCCAGCGCGCGACACGGCACTCACCCCGGCACGCACTCCCGCACGCACCCCCGCACGCACCCCCCGCTGGGCCGGGGCCGCCGTCCTGCTCCTGGCCCTGGCGGTCCTCGCGCCCGCCTGCACCGCGGGGGCCAGTGGAGTGAGGGGCACCCCGGGCGCCTCCGGGGTGCGCGATCCGTACTTCCCCAAGCTCGGCAACGGCGGCTACGACGTCACGCACTACGACCTCACGCTCGATGTCGGGCCGGGCGCGAAACGGCTGCGTGGCACCGCCGAGATCACCGCGCGGGCCACCCAGGACCTCAGCTCGTTCAACCTCGATCTGGCCGGGCTGACGGTGGAGTCGGCCACGGTGGAGGGGCGTCCCGCCGCCGTGAACCGGGCGGGCAACGAGCTGACGCTGCGTCCGGACATCCAGGTCCAGGACCGGCTCCGCCGGGGACTGACGTTCCGTACGGTCGTCCGCTACTCCGGTACCCCGCAGACCATCACCGACCCGGACGGCTCCAAGGAGGGCTGGCTGCCGACCGCCGACGGGGCGGTGGCGCTGGGCGAACCGACCGGCTCGATGGCCTGGTTCCCGGGCAACAACCATCCGAGCGACAAGGCCACGTACGACCTGTCGGTCACCGTTCCCAAGGGGCTGACGGCGGTCTCCAACGGCGTGTTGGCCGGTCCGCCCAAGACGTCCGGGGACCGCACCACGTACCGCTGGCACACCGCCGAACCGATGGCGAGCTACCTCGCGACGCTGGCCGTCGGCCGCTTCGAGACGAAGACGTCGACCATGGCGGGCGGCATCAAGGTGATCACCGCCGTGGACCCTGTGTCGGCGAAGGCGAGCGCGGCGACGGTGGCCCGGATTCCCGAGGTGGTGGAGTGGGAGGCCGCGCACTTCGGGCCGTACCCGTTCTCCGCCACGGGCGCGATCGTCGAGCGCAAGGGCGACGCCGGGTACGCGCTGGAGACGCAGAACCGGCCGTTCTTCCACGGGGCGCCGAGCGTCGCGCTGCTCGTCCACGAGATGGCGCACCAGTGGTTCGGTGACTCGGTCACGCCCGCGAGCTGGCAGGACATGTGGCTCAACGAGGGTCTGGCGACCTACGGGGAGTGGCTGTGGGAGGAGGAGAAGGCGGACACCCCGGCCCAGGAGTCGTTCGACGAGGCCTACGAGAACGACGACAACTGGGCCTTCCCGCCGGCCGACCCGCCGAGCGCCGCCAACATCTCGGACCCGCCGGTGTACGGGCGGGGCGCCATGGTGATCCACAAGATCCGCGAGGCGGTGGACGACGACCAGCGGTTCTTCGCGCTGCTCGCCGGCTGGACGAAGGCCTACCGGCACGGCAACGCCACGACGGCGGACTTCACCGCCTACGTCGAGAAGGCGACCGGTCAGGATCTGACGGAGCTGTGGAAGACCTGGCTGTACGGCAAGAGCCGGCCTGCCGCGGACGGCTGA
- a CDS encoding M4 family metallopeptidase → MTPHMNTRRAAALAAVAAMVVVGVQTGAANATPGTPGDGSSASPRTSSPAFSSASARTAAIKSAQTDASSTADSLKLGGKEKLIVRDVIKDAKGTVHTRYERTYAGLPVIGGDLVTHTASNGKLKSVTRATAAKISVPSTTAKIKTVAAARKVIWAGSGKPVLAFESVKTGVQKDGTPSRRHIITDATTGKTLHSYEAIETAGIGNSQYSGTVDLSTTASGSGFELTDGDRGGHKTYDLNQGESGTGALVTDDDNTWGDGTGNDRQTAAVDAHYGAAETWDFYKSALGRDGIAGDGKAAYSRVHYGDSYVNAFWDDSCFCMTYGDGADNKSALTGLDVAGHEMSHGLTASTANLDYIGESGGLNEATSDILGTAVEFFADNSTDVGDYLIGEKIDINGDGTPLRYMDQPSKDGGSADYWDSSVGDLDVHYSSGVANHFFYLLAEGSGAKTINGVDYDSPTSDGSTVTGIGRDKAIQIWYKALSEYMTSTTDYADARTATEKAATDLYGAESAELASVDAAWSGVNVS, encoded by the coding sequence ATGACCCCCCACATGAACACCCGTCGCGCCGCAGCCCTGGCCGCCGTGGCCGCGATGGTCGTCGTCGGAGTGCAGACCGGTGCGGCGAACGCCACCCCGGGCACCCCCGGCGACGGTTCCTCCGCCTCTCCCCGCACTTCCTCGCCCGCCTTCAGCAGCGCCTCGGCGCGCACGGCGGCCATCAAGTCGGCCCAGACCGACGCCTCTTCGACCGCCGACTCGCTCAAGCTCGGCGGCAAGGAGAAGCTGATCGTCCGTGACGTGATCAAGGACGCCAAGGGCACGGTCCACACCCGCTACGAGCGCACCTACGCCGGACTGCCCGTCATCGGCGGCGACCTCGTCACCCACACCGCGAGCAACGGCAAGCTCAAGAGCGTCACCCGGGCGACCGCCGCCAAGATATCCGTGCCGTCCACGACGGCGAAGATCAAGACGGTGGCCGCCGCCCGCAAGGTGATCTGGGCCGGCAGCGGCAAGCCCGTCCTCGCGTTCGAGTCAGTGAAGACCGGGGTGCAGAAGGACGGCACGCCGAGCCGGCGCCACATCATCACGGACGCCACCACCGGCAAGACCCTGCACAGCTACGAGGCGATCGAGACGGCCGGCATCGGCAACAGCCAGTACAGCGGCACGGTCGACCTCTCCACCACCGCCTCCGGTTCCGGCTTCGAGCTGACCGACGGCGACCGCGGCGGCCACAAGACGTACGACCTGAACCAGGGCGAGAGCGGCACCGGCGCCCTGGTCACCGACGACGACAACACCTGGGGCGACGGCACCGGCAACGACCGCCAGACCGCCGCGGTCGACGCCCACTACGGCGCCGCGGAGACCTGGGACTTCTACAAGTCGGCGCTCGGCCGCGACGGCATCGCGGGCGACGGCAAGGCCGCGTACTCCCGGGTCCACTACGGCGACTCGTACGTCAACGCGTTCTGGGACGACAGCTGCTTCTGCATGACGTACGGCGACGGCGCCGACAACAAGAGCGCCCTCACCGGCCTCGACGTCGCCGGCCACGAGATGAGCCACGGGCTGACCGCGTCGACCGCCAACCTCGACTACATCGGCGAGTCCGGCGGCCTCAACGAGGCGACCAGCGACATCCTCGGCACCGCGGTGGAGTTCTTCGCCGACAACAGCACGGACGTCGGTGACTACCTCATCGGCGAGAAGATCGACATCAACGGCGACGGCACCCCGCTGCGCTACATGGACCAGCCGAGCAAGGACGGCGGCTCGGCCGACTACTGGGACAGCAGCGTCGGTGACCTGGACGTGCACTACTCGTCCGGTGTCGCCAACCACTTCTTCTACCTGCTGGCCGAGGGCAGCGGCGCGAAGACCATCAACGGCGTCGACTACGACTCCCCGACCTCCGACGGCTCCACGGTCACCGGCATCGGCCGGGACAAGGCCATCCAGATCTGGTACAAGGCCCTCTCCGAGTACATGACCTCGACCACCGACTACGCGGACGCCCGCACGGCGACCGAGAAGGCGGCGACCGACCTGTACGGGGCGGAGAGCGCCGAACTGGCCTCGGTCGACGCCGCCTGGAGCGGTGTCAACGTGAGCTAA